A stretch of DNA from Calditrichota bacterium:
ACCACACGGGACTGAGCCGCAATTCGGCTGGCCGTTCCACCAATGTGGAAGGTTCGAAGGGTCAGCTGCGTACCCGGCTCACCAATGGACTGGGCCGCAATGACACCCACCGTCTCACCGATACCGACCATATCACCGCGGGCCAGGTTTCTTCCGTAACACTTGGCACAGACGCCTCTCGGAGCCTCACAGGTCAAAACAGACCGAATGTACACCGACTCAATGCCTGCCTGAGAGATCCGGTCGGAAATTTCTTCGTCAATCAGCTGGCCGGCTTCCACAATAATGTCCCCGGTTTCAGGATCATAAACATCCTCGGCAGCCGTACGTCCCAGAATACGATCCTGCATGGGCTCGATGACTTCCTCGCCCTCCTTCAAATCACCGACGCGCAGGCCAAGGATTGTTCCGCAATCCTCCATGGTGATGGTCACATCCTGAGCTACATCCACCAAACGGCGTGTCAGATAGCCGGCATCAGCGGTTTTCAGGGCTGTATCGGCCAAACCTTTTCGGGCACCGTGCGTGGATATAAAATATTCCAACACACTTAAACCCTCTTTAAAATTGGCCGTAATCGGCGATTCAATAATTTCACCCGTAGACCCGGTCATTTTCTTCTGCGGTTTTGCCATCAAACCGCGCATACCCGCCAGCTGGCGAATCTGCTCTTTTGACCCCCGGGCGCCTGAATCGGCCATCATAAAAACCGGATTAAACCCATCCTGGGAGACCTTCAAATGCTCAAACATCCGTTCGGCCACAGCATTTGTCGTGCCCGTCCAGATATCAATAATTTTATTGTACCGCTCACCGTCCGTGATTATTCCGCGCTCGTACTGCCGCTGGATTTTTTCAACGGCCTCAGAGGCCCGGTCAATCATTTCATATTTTTCCTGAGGAATTTCCACATCGTCAATTCCAATGGTTGCTCCGGACTTCATGGCATACCGAAATCCGAAATCCTTCAAACGATCCAGGAACTTAATGGTTTCATAATTGCCCAATTGTTTGTAGGCCGCACCAATTAACTGTTCAATCCGCTTTTTGGTAAGCAGTTCGTTCACAAATTCAAAATTCTTGGGAACAATGGTGTTAAAAATAACCCGGCCGACGGTGGTGTCTACCAATTTGCCGTTAATCCGCACCGTAATTCGGGCGTGAATATCTACCACTTTTTCGTGGTAGGCAATGATGACCTCATCCATCGAGCTGAAGACTTTGCCTTCTCCCTTGGCACCCTTCTTGGCTTTGGTGACGTAATAGCAGCCAATCACCATATCCTGGCTCGGAATGGCCAGGGGTTTCCCGTGTGCCGGGGACAAGATGTTGTGGCTCGACAGCATGAGTGTGGAGGCTTCAATCTGGGCCTCGTACGAAAGCGGCAAGTGTACCGCCATCTGGTCACCGTCAAAATCGGCATTAAATGCCGAGCACACCAGCGGATGCAGCCGGATGGCCTTTCCTTCAATCAAAATAGGCTGAAACGCCTGAACACCCAAACGGTGCAGCGTAGGTGCACGGTTCAACAAAATCGGGTGATCTTCAACAATCTCTTCGAGAATATCCCAAACTTCCGGCCCCTTACGTTCCAGGAGCTTTTTGGCGCTTTTGACCGTTTTGACCAAACCGCGCTCCACCAATTTATTGATTACAAAGGGTTTAAACAGCTCCAGTCCCATTTCCTTTGGCAGTCCGCATTCGTGGATCCGCAATTCGGGACCGACCACAATCACAGAGCGCCCGGAGTAATCGATTCGTTTTCCCAATAAATTCTGGCGAAAACGCCCCTGTTTTCCCTTCAGCATGTCCGAAAGAGATTTCAATGGCCGATTCCCGTCGCCGCGAACCGCCACGGTTTTACGACCGTTATCCAGAAGCGAATCCACCGCTTCCTGCAGCATCCGTTTCTCATTCTTCAGAATGACTTCCGGAGCCTTAATCTCCATCAATTTTTTAAGACGGTTGTTTCGAATGATGACCCGGCGGTACAAATCATTTAAGTCCGATGTGGCAAAGCGCCCGCCTTCCAGCGGAACCAGCGGCCGCAATTCCGGAGGAATAACCGGCAAAACGGTTAAAACCATCCACTCGGGCTTATTAACCCGCCCGTCTTCCTTGGGCAGAAACGCTTCAATCACCTTCAGCCGTTTCAGGGTTTCCAGTTTGCGCTGATGAGAGGTTTCGGTTTGGGCCTTTGCCCGAAGTTCTACAGACAGGCCCTCGATATCCACCCGGCGTAACAATTCCAGAATGGCTTCCCCGCCGGTAAGGGCCAGAAACTTTTGCGAATCCTCTTCCACATTGCCCGGCTGTTCCGAAATAATCCGGTAATATTCATCCTCTTCGATCAGCTCTTTTTCTTTCAGATCGGTTGTCCCGGGCTGAATCACCACGTACG
This window harbors:
- the rpoC gene encoding DNA-directed RNA polymerase subunit beta': MNINTPKLAHRRYSKIYIGLASPNKILERSHGEVLKPETINYRSYKPEKDGLFCEKIFGPVKDYECHCGKYKSIRYKGIVCDRCGVEVTKKSVRRERMGHITLAVPVVHIWFWKSLPSKISYILGMSIKNLERIIYYEAYVVIQPGTTDLKEKELIEEDEYYRIISEQPGNVEEDSQKFLALTGGEAILELLRRVDIEGLSVELRAKAQTETSHQRKLETLKRLKVIEAFLPKEDGRVNKPEWMVLTVLPVIPPELRPLVPLEGGRFATSDLNDLYRRVIIRNNRLKKLMEIKAPEVILKNEKRMLQEAVDSLLDNGRKTVAVRGDGNRPLKSLSDMLKGKQGRFRQNLLGKRIDYSGRSVIVVGPELRIHECGLPKEMGLELFKPFVINKLVERGLVKTVKSAKKLLERKGPEVWDILEEIVEDHPILLNRAPTLHRLGVQAFQPILIEGKAIRLHPLVCSAFNADFDGDQMAVHLPLSYEAQIEASTLMLSSHNILSPAHGKPLAIPSQDMVIGCYYVTKAKKGAKGEGKVFSSMDEVIIAYHEKVVDIHARITVRINGKLVDTTVGRVIFNTIVPKNFEFVNELLTKKRIEQLIGAAYKQLGNYETIKFLDRLKDFGFRYAMKSGATIGIDDVEIPQEKYEMIDRASEAVEKIQRQYERGIITDGERYNKIIDIWTGTTNAVAERMFEHLKVSQDGFNPVFMMADSGARGSKEQIRQLAGMRGLMAKPQKKMTGSTGEIIESPITANFKEGLSVLEYFISTHGARKGLADTALKTADAGYLTRRLVDVAQDVTITMEDCGTILGLRVGDLKEGEEVIEPMQDRILGRTAAEDVYDPETGDIIVEAGQLIDEEISDRISQAGIESVYIRSVLTCEAPRGVCAKCYGRNLARGDMVGIGETVGVIAAQSIGEPGTQLTLRTFHIGGTASRIAAQSRVVSKSEGTVQFEHLKILQQEDGALISARRNGRIRIIDENNRMVSQYTVPYSAKILIKDGQKIKKGDVLFEWDPYSATIIAGKRGLVRYEDIVENVTFKEELDETTGRKQRVIVDTHNRNLSPQLVITDEEGNALETHIIPTHSFLIVADGQKVKPGDILVKIPREIAKTRDITGGLPRVAELFEARRPKEPAIVSEIDGVVEFGEVRRGVRKIIVTSKDGLDKRIYVIPYGKHVLVHDGDPVSAGEKLTEGSVAPQDILNILGPNRVQEYLVNEIQEVYRLQGVRINDKHIEVIVRQMLQKVRVEDPGDTRYLEGDLVDKIRFLQDNDKLLSKVVITEPGDSKFRVNQILEREEFDRLNERLEKAGKRQAKARQPKPATFKPVLLGITKASLSTESFISAASFQETTRVLADAAIAGKVDTLYGLKENVIMGNLIPAGTGLNKYGDLMVSYKGDESEGESAEPTVPEAKIAN